TGCTTACATCCCAGGTTTAAAAATAACCCTCCGTCGTGACGCAGAAACGATCCATACGGCTCCACACACGATGAATCGGCAATTAAAACTAGCAGAGTGAACGCTTCCTCCGTGTCCTGGGCATCGAGCTGCACGTTATCGGTTTTGAGTATCATGTCCGACTTCTTCTTAAACTCGGCGAGCAAATGTTTGAACACATCCGGATGGATCGGGTGAACTCGCCGGTCCTCCTGCCGTATGTACTCAATGAGATATCGATAAAGCAGCAACTTTTTGCTGACATCAATCTTTTCCAACACACGCACCATCTCGTTACTTTCGACGATTAGATACTCCAAGAATATGGCCACGAATTCCGGCACATCGGTTTGTGCCAAACGGTTAGCTTCAACGTTTTCGAGTAGGCGGTTCAAAATATCCTGCAAATTTAAGCTCACAGCCTTATAAAGAAACCCGTTGTACAATATCATGGCCGAAGCATTTGAGTACCCTCCATTGGAGGATACATTTTTGAGCAAGAACGTATTCATGAACGTAATGATACGTTCCTGGTTGCACATGTTCTGTACGCAGAGATTGGCCAGCAGCTGTAGGCAGTTTGTGCGAACGTTTTCCGGTATGGTGCCATTCTCGTTCTCCAAAATGTCCCGAACACGTTCCAGGAATTCTACACGAGCAACGATGGCATTTTGAAACGATTCTCCCCGGGCGCAGGCTCGCTTCAGCAAGTTTAAGCACTTGATCGCAATGCGATTCGCGGGTTCGGCCTCCAAATCGTGGCAATCGTAGAAACTTTCTATTAAAATAGAGACTTCTCGCCGGAACGTGTCTACATCAGTGTCGCTAAAAAgtagaatggaaataaattttccaaacacgTTTCGCTTATCCGTAGGATGTTTTCTACGGTGAAAATCGCTAATATTACCTTATATCCAATGAGTTTAATGTATCCAACACTTTATCATAGTTTTTATCAGTAATATTTTGCTTTATATCAATCATGGTGAATGTAAAACACTTCTGATTGAGTTAAAACTGTATCTGGAAAAGTGGGAAAACGTATGGTCCAGAGCTCGACACTGCGCTCAAGAAAAcattcagctgtcaaatttgacCTCTGCGAACGAActgttttgaaaaatgaagaaatgagaaatgagaaaaaaaatgcatttatattaattatttattttactaaaaaTGTTCTAGAACATAAATTTACATTCAACTAAGGTCAATATGAGGAATAGACCGTTTTTACAcaatacaaaatattttttaaattaagtttgtttacatttccttcacagctgtcaaaacacaaccacagaCCGATAGAGCGGTGGTTAGAAAGAGATGCAATAGTGAAACTCAATTCCCAAGCAACAATTTCAGCGGAACTctagaaaatcaatttcaactcTTGCTAAAAGTCTTAACAACGGAGATAACAAGGTAATTGTGCATCTAATACAAATTACCCTGCACATTTTCttgttcaaattatttttcatccaatGACTAATATCTTCGTGGTCTAGGCCTTCAGAAGTTCTCCAATCCGCTCACTGTCGAACGTCGACACCATCATCCCATTTCGGTTCGGGTCTACCACTTCTGCTCTGTACATCTGTATGAGCAAGAAAGACTTTACGAGCTAGCTCGTCGGGTGCCTTTCTAGTAACATGTCCATGTCTAAAGACCCTGGTGAGTCGAATTCCGTGTACGATAGTAAGttcttcgtttttcttcctctcgaacgtaGCTAAAAGAATTTCGTCAGATTTGGACACTGTTCATGTTTATAAGTTTTGTATAGTCCCAATTTCGATCGTCGTACTAATTCTGAGTAAAGAAAATTCCTCAGATTGTAGAATGACTGGTTGGGAGCCAGCACCCTGGCGCATGTTAGAGCATCAATGCTGTTGTAGGTTCTGACCTTTGGTGATTGTTTGACGACTCCTAAAGTGCGATCATATATCTCTACTTGAACATCCAAAACAAAGACCAGAATGCAACGAGCACCTCCAGAGATTGTAGCAACCCGAATAATGCACTCACACAAGTGAGGCTTACCACATAGGTATAAGCATAtgtaaaaacaacattattatTCGATAAATACTCCAGTACATCGAGAGTTAATAGAAGGAAACTGTTTTCTAGGAAACAGTTCACATGTTACACATCTTTTTCATAACACTGTAACACGATCAAATAGAACGCACCTTTCCGAAAGGAGGAGGAGCAAAAGGATGCTTTTTGATCATGCGCACACTTTGCCAACCGTTTCGAATCGAATGCACCGTAAAAATGCATAGCACGTTTCGACTCATGCAGTCGCGCTCGGGAAGCTGCAAGGAATACAGGTTTTACACGGAAGAACTAGAGATTGTGCTCTACCAGGGAATTACAGTGTACCAGTGCAATGGAAAGCAATGCCAATAGTGATATCGATATGTCCAAGCTCGGTGCATCGGCCAAAGGACTGTTGACCACGTTCGAAAACGCCAATGCCAGCCTGATGGCATCGGCGCTGGTAACAACGGCACAGTTTGCAGCGGTTAAGGACATAACCGAAACGCTGCGACACGGTGACTGTGGTGAAGTGCAAAACCGATCAGAAGCTTGCTTTAG
This region of Anopheles marshallii chromosome 2, idAnoMarsDA_429_01, whole genome shotgun sequence genomic DNA includes:
- the LOC128708925 gene encoding ataxin-10 — protein: MIDIKQNITDKNYDKVLDTLNSLDISDTDVDTFRREVSILIESFYDCHDLEAEPANRIAIKCLNLLKRACARGESFQNAIVARVEFLERVRDILENENGTIPENVRTNCLQLLANLCVQNMCNQERIITFMNTFLLKNVSSNGGYSNASAMILYNGFLYKAVSLNLQDILNRLLENVEANRLAQTDVPEFVAIFLEYLIVESNEMVRVLEKIDVSKKLLLYRYLIEYIRQEDRRVHPIHPDVFKHLLAEFKKKSDMILKTDNVQLDAQDTEEAFTLLVLIADSSCVEPYGSFLRHDGGLFLNLGCLLRQMQLLSKSELKNMFTPVQKIEEILKIKQGDSELDIEPKISYSLRSSVVKALANLAYKSKKNQKLAREMEIIAAILECTNLDARNPLIKEWSILAIHNLCDDNVENQQFIAGLKNLGDAENSLITEYKSGTIRISDGSLSNSEDTKGRSS